A region from the Leptospirillum ferriphilum ML-04 genome encodes:
- the acpP gene encoding acyl carrier protein — translation MAIEERVKKIIAEQLGVEDEEVNPESRFVEDLGADSLDTVELVMALEEEFGIEIPDEDAEKIATVQNAIDYISERV, via the coding sequence ATGGCTATTGAAGAGCGCGTCAAAAAAATTATTGCTGAACAGTTGGGTGTTGAGGATGAGGAAGTCAATCCGGAGTCCCGCTTCGTGGAAGATCTGGGAGCCGATTCCCTCGACACAGTCGAACTGGTCATGGCGCTGGAAGAAGAGTTCGGGATCGAGATTCCGGATGAAGATGCCGAAAAAATTGCCACCGTTCAGAACGCCATCGACTATATCAGCGAGCGTGTTTGA
- the fabG gene encoding 3-oxoacyl-[acyl-carrier-protein] reductase produces the protein MLDGQVALVTGASRGIGRAIADCLRAEGAQVWYGVRSVTSEMEKMQSDSQNRVVYLPLDVASGESIERGLDTLLNRSGRIDILVNNAGIVRDGLMVRMKDEDFMDVIETNLLGAFRLMRGATKAMMKQRYGRIVSISSVVGTTGNAGQANYAASKGGLVALSKSLALEVASRGITVNVVAPGFVETDMTDALSDKVREKALEHIPVGRFGKASEIAFAVRYLVSREAGFVTGQTLHVNGGMALV, from the coding sequence ATGCTGGATGGTCAGGTCGCCCTTGTGACCGGAGCTTCCAGGGGGATCGGACGCGCCATTGCGGATTGTTTGAGAGCGGAAGGAGCCCAGGTCTGGTATGGGGTTCGGAGCGTCACTTCCGAGATGGAGAAAATGCAGTCCGACTCTCAAAACCGTGTTGTTTACCTGCCCCTGGATGTCGCAAGCGGAGAATCCATTGAAAGGGGGCTCGACACTCTCTTGAATCGTTCGGGCCGCATTGATATTCTGGTGAACAATGCGGGTATCGTGCGCGATGGTCTGATGGTCCGGATGAAAGACGAAGATTTCATGGACGTCATCGAGACGAATCTGCTGGGAGCCTTCCGCCTGATGCGGGGGGCGACCAAAGCGATGATGAAACAACGATACGGGCGGATCGTTTCGATTTCTTCCGTGGTTGGAACAACGGGAAACGCCGGTCAGGCAAACTATGCGGCTTCGAAGGGAGGGCTTGTGGCGCTTTCCAAGAGCCTTGCACTGGAGGTAGCGTCCAGGGGTATTACCGTCAATGTTGTCGCCCCCGGTTTTGTGGAGACGGACATGACGGACGCTCTTTCTGACAAAGTCCGGGAAAAGGCGCTCGAACATATTCCGGTAGGACGGTTTGGAAAGGCGTCTGAAATTGCTTTTGCCGTCCGCTATCTTGTATCCCGTGAAGCGGGATTTGTGACGGGCCAGACACTTCATGTCAATGGAGGAATGGCACTCGTCTGA